AACATCTCAAGAATATTTTTCTACAATAGAAGATAGTAATCAAGGGTTAGGTAAGAAAATATTTTTTGAAAACAAATTAGGTAATTCCTTTTTAGGAGTACTCAATTTAGATAGTATCAGTAGTAGTTCATTTAATATTAGTAAAATAATAAAACCTAAATTTTTGTATTCTAAAAAGGATATCTTATTAGAACCTAGACAAGCGGATATGATTATAATTTCCCATAGTAATTTCATTGAAAGTGCCATTAAATTAGCTAATTATAGAACAACAATCAATGGTATAAAAACTTTAGTTATAAACGTTCAAGATATTTATAATGAATTTAATTTTGGAATTAAATCAAACATTGCTATTAGAAAATATACTGATTATATTTTTAAAAATTATCAATCACCCAAACCTGCTTATTTATTATTGTTTGGAGATGCTTCATGGGATGTTTCAATGAGTTTACCTAATTCAGTAAAAACAGATTTTGTTCCATCAAATGGAAGACCCGTTTCAGATTATCTATATTCAGTTGCTCTAGAAGATTCAATCAACTTCACTCCAAATTACTTTGTTGGGAGGCTTCCAGTTGATAATGTAATTGAAGCAGAAGCTATTGTAAGTAAACTGATTGAATATGATACACTTCCACCTGCATGGTGGAATAAAAGATATTTATTTGTTGCTGGAGGTACTTCTGAGAAGCAAGTATCTGATGAAAGAAGTAGAGATAAGAATCTTGCAGAGCTTGTTCTAAACAATAATTATCAAGGTGATACTGCATTTGTTTTTCGTACTGAAAAAGATCCAATTTTGCAGTTCCCAACAACTACAGATGGATATTGGGTACGGGATGAAGTCAATAAAGGTTGTTTACATTGGAGTTTTAGTGGACATGGATCAATTAATAATATTGATTTAGATTTTGGAAATGCTGAGGATTTTAATAATGTAAATAAATATTTTATTGTTTCAAGTTTTTCATGTCAAACTGGTGATTTTTCAGATCCTGTTGTAGATTCAAGAACAGAAAGAATGATTAAAATTGCAAATAAAGGAGCTATTGCTGCTATTGGAAACACAAGTTATTCTTATACAGTTGTTGATAATGATTTAAAAAGAAATTTTTATGAATACATTTGTTCAATTCCATTGGATAGGTATCTTGGACATATTTTTACAAAATCAAAATATCCAATTTATGAAAAATATTAAATCCTTATATGGTGAAAAAGATAATTCAAGTTTAAATTATTATCAGTTATTTAAGAATCATTTACTTTGTCATTCATTGATGGGAGATCCTTCAATGAAAATTGCAACAAGAAACACTTCAGAGCTTTCTATACCTCCAGATAGAATTAAAGCTATCAATCCTGAAGGAGATTCCCCTACTCCTCTTGATAGTATCTTAATTTTACAAGGTGAGTTAAGAAATTATGGAATGCCTGTGATTAACAGTGACACTTCTATAACTTTAATTGCTACATTAACTAATTCAAAGGGTGATGAGATAAAACTTGTTGATACTGTAAAATATTTAAACAGAACTTATCTTTTTTCTTTCAAGTATCCAATTAGTAAATCTGCAGAAGAATATAAGTTTAATGTTATTGTTGATCCTGAAAGAAAAGTGAAAGAAGAATACCTTCAGGACAACTCAGTTACTTTTTCATTTAAAATTATTGGAAATCAACCTATACCACTTGAGCCAATTCCATTCGGTGTAATAACTGGTTATGATAATATCAAAATTCGTTTGATAAATCCACCAAGTGGTTCTGGATCCACAATTTGGGTAGATACAACTAATTTATTTAATTCTAATTTTTCATTAAATAATAAAGTTACTGGAGTTGTAAATGAAAATGAATTAACTACTGAATGGACTTTTTCAATTCCTGAATTTCTTAGATCAAAAAAACAATTTTGGTGGAAAGCAATTTCATCAAGTGGAGATACTTCAACAGCAAATCAATATCCTTTAATTGAAACATTTACTATTCAAACTGATAAACAAAGCGATATTAATTTTATTCAATCAGATTCTTTACAACTTTCTAAGAGCAATGTAAATGATTTGGTAAGATATTCAAATGGCATAGGACCAGGATCATTAAATGTTGATATTCAATTGTTTTCAATTGGTCAATCATTTTATAATAATGGAAATGAGATTTTGCAAAAAAGGATTTCTATGATTATTGGAGGCAAAGAATTTAGACCAATAAACCGAGATGGTTTGAATGTTTTAGTTTTAGAAAAAAACTCATCTCATCCAAAATTTGATACTAGTTTTGCTTTTTATCAAGGTAAAGCAAAAAGTTTTATAAATTTTATAAAAGATTCTGTTAAAATTGAAGATATAGTTTTATTATGTGCTAACGGAGTTTCATTTGATTCACTTGAAAGTGGTTCAAAATCTATTAGAACTGAGTTAATAAATACTTTAAATTCTATTGGAAGTAAAAATGCATCTACAATAAAAACTTTTGACTCTTATTGTTTGATTGGTAGTAAAAAATCTGGATTTAATTCAATTGAAAATATAATTAATGCTGATTCTTTGAAGAACTTAGGCTTTGAACCACCTTTTATAAGTCGACAAAATTACTCTCTATCACTCCCTTCTCAAAGTGGTAAATTAACAACCCCAATTATTGGTAATGCCACTAAATGGAATGAATTGATTGCAGATTATTTTGGAAGTTCAAATGCTAAATTGATTATTAATGGAGTAAAAAGAAATGGGATTAAAGATGAATTGTTTAGAACTGATTTGATGTTAAAAAATGATTTATCAAGCATAAACGTAATTGATTATCCAAGAATTGAAGCTGTAATACAGTTTCCAAATGATTCATTAGTTA
Above is a window of Chlorobiota bacterium DNA encoding:
- a CDS encoding T9SS type A sorting domain-containing protein; amino-acid sequence: MKNIKSLYGEKDNSSLNYYQLFKNHLLCHSLMGDPSMKIATRNTSELSIPPDRIKAINPEGDSPTPLDSILILQGELRNYGMPVINSDTSITLIATLTNSKGDEIKLVDTVKYLNRTYLFSFKYPISKSAEEYKFNVIVDPERKVKEEYLQDNSVTFSFKIIGNQPIPLEPIPFGVITGYDNIKIRLINPPSGSGSTIWVDTTNLFNSNFSLNNKVTGVVNENELTTEWTFSIPEFLRSKKQFWWKAISSSGDTSTANQYPLIETFTIQTDKQSDINFIQSDSLQLSKSNVNDLVRYSNGIGPGSLNVDIQLFSIGQSFYNNGNEILQKRISMIIGGKEFRPINRDGLNVLVLEKNSSHPKFDTSFAFYQGKAKSFINFIKDSVKIEDIVLLCANGVSFDSLESGSKSIRTELINTLNSIGSKNASTIKTFDSYCLIGSKKSGFNSIENIINADSLKNLGFEPPFISRQNYSLSLPSQSGKLTTPIIGNATKWNELIADYFGSSNAKLIINGVKRNGIKDELFRTDLMLKNDLSSINVIDYPRIEAVIQFPNDSLVRLKSFQISYKPSPELALRPSTFRFVKDSLLQGDTAILNSTLINLSSNIISYKVSSILKEAGENNIIFDSTFNDSIKPLDSVVSIFKILTNKYSGYRSYIVEANSKDNPSENYRLNNRLSATLKSNLDKDVPLVEIYADGNRLMNGDFVSPKSKFEFKINDNSNLTINDSTSLKLIFDNDIIKTDSKGAYYKPIYLGNYKASLIFKPENDLQSGLHELKFFITDATGNSDTIPNRGFLDFYVSSELKVVNVVNFPNPFSTKTDFTYIIGSETVPEKGNIKIYTISGKKIKEIILNPNQLKIGFNKVEWNSEDFDGDKIANGVYLYKLTIENVKGESFEIIDKLAIVK